In the genome of Pseudomonas sp. B33.4, the window GAATCGCTATCGTTTTGAAGCCGCCGACGCCACCGGCAAGATCGAATCCGGGCATCTTGAGGCCGATAGCCAGGCTGCCGCGTTCACAACATTACGCGGGCGCGGATTGACTGCACTGTCGGTGCACAAGGAAAGCAACGTCGCCCAGCACGGCGGCGGTGGATTGTTCAGCGCCAAACTCTCGGACAACGATCTAGCCTGGGCTACGCGGCAATTGGCGAGTCTGTTGGGCGCGAGTCTGCCATTGGAAGCCGCGCTGAGTGCCACGGTCGAACAGGCTGAAAAAAAGCACATCGCCCACACCCTCAGCGCTGTGCGTGCCGATGTGCGCAGCGGCATGCGTCTGGCCGAATCGCTGGCCGCACGACCGCGAGACTTTCCCGAGATTTACCGCGCGTTGATTGCGGCGGGCGAGGAATCGGGGGATCTGGCGCAGGTCATGGAGCGGCTGGCCGACTACATCGAAGAACGCAACAACCTGCGCGGCAAGATTCTCACCGCGTTTATCTATCCGGGCGTGGTTGGATTGGTCTCGATCGGTATCGTGATTTTCCTGCTCAGTTACGTGGTGCCGCAGGTGGTCAGCGCGTTTTCCCAGGCGCGGCAGGATTTGCCGGGGCTGACCTTGGCGATGCTCAATGCGAGTGATTTCATCCGCGCATGGGGCTGGTTGTGCGCGGCGATCATCGCAGGCGCGTTTTGGAGCTGGCGCCTGTATCTACGCAATCCAGCGGCACGTTTGAGTTGGCATCATCGGGTGCTGAAATTGCCGCTGTTCGGGCGCTTCATCCTCGGTCTGAACACCGCGCGTTTTGCCTCGACGCTGGCGATTCTCGGAGGCGCCGGGGTGCCGCTTTTGCGTGCGCTGGAGGCGGCGCGGCAGACACTGTCCAACGATCGCTTGAGTTTGAGCGTCACTGAGGCCACGGCCAAGGTGCGTGAGGGCGTCAACCTGGCGGCAGCGCTGCGGGTGGAGAATGTGTTTCCGCCGGTGCTGATTCATTTGATCGCCAGCGGCGAGAAAACCGGTTCGTTGCCACCGATGCTTGAGCGTGCGGCGCAGACGTTGTCGCGTGATATCGAACGGAGGGCGATGGGCATGACCGCTCTGCTGGAGCCGCTGATGATTGTGGTGATGGGCGGGGTGGTGCTGGTGATTGTGATGGCTGTGCTACTGCCGATCATTGAGATCAACCAACTGGTCCAGTAGCCGGTTTTGATGGTGTCTGATCGGGCCTCATCGCGAGCAGGCTCACTCCTACAGTTTGGAATGCGTTCCCCTGTAGGAGTGAGCCTGCTCGCGATGAGGTCGGCTCAGGCAAAAAATCTGCAAAACTTTACACCTCCTCTGACCATCACCCGACCCTCGATTCCCCCATCCTCGGGTTCTCCTTTCTGTCATCTGCAACCACCCGCCAACGCCTCCAGCCCGATTCAGCCAAACCCCCGATCCAGACGCTGCGCTGCACCCGACAAACACCCGAGAAAATCCCTTCAGAAACACCGCACAGCTCCCGAGGTTTTTTCCTTTATCTGTCACCGGAACCTGCGAATTTCTCAGTGCGACTTAACCAAGGCCAACGCTAGCGAGGGCCCCGGTGAGTCCTCCCAGTGTCATGCAAGTCACCCGAAAACCTGTGTTCACAACCTAGTTGAAAAGGAGATTCTTCATGTTCAAGCGCACTCTGATCGCAGCTTCCCTGACCGTCGCCGCTCTGGCTTCCGCTCAAGCCATGGCCGTTACCGGTGGTGGTGCAACTCTGCCTGCCGCTCTGTACAAAGGTTCTGCCGACAGCATCCTGCCAGCCAACTTCACCTACGCGGCTGTGGGTAGCGGCGCTGGCAAAACGGCTTTCCTGACCAACGTTGCCACTGGCTTCGGCGCCACCGGCACTGTGCACTTTGCCGGTAGCGACTCGGTACTCAGCGCTTCGGACATCAGCACCTACAACAGCGCGTTCGGTGCTTCGTACGGCCCGCTGATCCAACTGCCTTCGGTGGCCACGTCGGTTGCCATCCCTTACAAAAAATCCGGTCAGACCGCTCTGAACCTGACCAGCGCGCAACTGTGCGACGCCTTCTCGGGCACCGTGACCACTTGGGGCGGCCTGCTGGGCACTGCTGACACCACGCCGATCCGCATCGTTTATCGCAACGTTTCCAGCGGCACTTCGGAAATCCTCACCCGTCACCTGAACGCTGTGTGCCCAACCAAGTTCACCACCAACTCGACGTTCGTCAACGCCCGTCCAGCCGGTTCGACCCTGCCGTCGAACTGGGTCGGCGTCGCTGGCACTGCTGACGTTGCCCCTACCGTTGCCGCTGTTGACGGTTCGCTCGGTTATGTCGGTCCGGATGGCGTAGACGCTACCAGCAACGCCCTGGTTTCGCGCATCAACAACGTCCAGCCAACCTCGGCCAACGTTGCCCTGGCACTGGCTTCGGTGACTCCACCGGCGACCGCTGCTTTGGCTGCTGACCCGACTCGCTGGTCGCCAGTGGTGGCTAACCCGGCCATCGGTTACAAACTGGCTGCCTACACCAACCTCATCGTCGGTCAGTGCTACAAGGATGCAGCCGTGGCCAACGACGTGAAGGCCTTCCTTACCACTCACTACAACACCACCAACAACGACCTGGCGATCAAAAACCACGGTTTCGTCACCGTGCCATCGGCCTGGAAAACCAAGGTGTATGAAACCTTCGTTTCCAACGCCACCGGTTACAACCTGAACATCAACAACACCAGCGTCTGCAACACCATCGGTCGTCCTCAGTAAGGCCTGCGATTCACACCGCAACACGAATGGCAGCCCTTCGGGGTTGCCATTTTTTTTGCCTCCCGTTCGCGGGGCATTCGATAAGGAGATTGAACATGTACAAACACATTGCAAAGGTTGCGTTGCTGTCGGCGGCGGCGTTGATGTCGGGCCACGCGTTGGCGGTGACCGGTGGCGGGGCGACGTTGCCAGCCGCGCTGTACAAGGGCTCGGCCAACAGCATTTTGCCGGTCAGTTTCAGCTACGCCGGTGTTGGCAGCGGGGCAGGCAAAGTGGCGTTTTTAAGCAACAATGCTACGCCGTTCGGCACTACAGGCACCGTGCATTTCACCGCCAGCGACTCGATCCTGACGGCAAGCGAAATCAGCCAATACAACAGCGCTTTTTACGCCAGTTATGGTCCGCTGATTCAACTGCCCTCCATCAGCACCGCCATTGTCGTGTCCTATAAGAAAAGCGGTATCAGCAATCTCAACCTGACGAGCAGTCAGTTGTGCAGTGCGCTGGCGGGTGAGACCACAACGTGGGGCCATCTAATGGGCACTGCCGACACCACGCCGATTCGCGTGGTCTACCGGAACAACGCCAGCGGCACCTCGGAAATCCTCACTCGCCACCTCAATTCCGTTTGCCCGACAAAGTTCTCGACCAGTTCGTTGTTCACTACGGCGCGTCTGCCGTCAGGTTGGACACTGCCGAGCAACTGGGTCGGCGTGTCGAGCGACAGTGATGTCCTGCCTACGATCAATCAGGTCGACGGCTCGATCGGTTACTCCGGCCCTGACGGCATCCTGGTGAGCGATAACACTGTCGTTGCCCGTCTTAACGGTGTGCTGCCAACCCCGCCCAACGTCTTGCTGGCACTGTCATCGGTAGTACCACCGTCGACTGCGGTTCAGGCGGAAAATCCGGCCAATTGGTCGCCCGTGGTGGCGAACCCTGCCCTTGGCTACAAAATTGCTGCCTACAGCAACTTGATCATTGGTCAGTGCTACAGGGATGCCAACGTGGCCAACGAGATTCGCAACTTTCTCACCACTCACTACAGCCAGCCTGGCAACAATGCTGCGGTACAGGCGCACAAATTCGTTGCGATACCGCTGAGCTGGAAAAACGCCGTCACCGCCAACTTCATCACCAACACCACCGGCAACAACCTCGATATCAACAACCCGGCCGTGTGCAACGGCATCGGTCGTCCTCTTTAAAAGTGACTGCCGCCAAACCGATGGCAGCCCCATACAGGGCTGCCATTTTTTTTGAAGGCGCAGAACGGCCCGGCGCGAATACTCCCCCAACATGAAGTTTGTGTGACATCCGTTCGGTCGCGACCGCCGCCAACTGCCTATGACGTAACAGCAGGTTTTTGCACGCCTGCGGCATGTGTGGCAACCAACGTGTGGCAACCCAAAAGGATCTCGTAGTGATGCTCGCTCGCCCATCCCGTCGTACCAACGTCCAGTCGTTCAAACGTGAAGCCGTGGAGCCGGCGCTGTGGTTGCTCAAACCGCTGGCGCACGCGGTGGCGTTGTGTCTGGTGGCGGGCAACGCGCACGCGGCGACGGCGTTCAGCTCCAACTGGTTTGCCGCCAAGGGTGCCGCGCAGCAAACCGCTGCCGCACGGCCGAGCACTGGCGGTTTGCCGGGGATGACGCCGCCACTGGCGCAGCAGCAGAAAGCCAATCAGCAATTGCAGCGCTCGATCCAGACCCTGAACAACACCGTCGCCGCGATTGCCGCGCAGCAGGCGGCGCAGGCGGCCGGACGTGCCGCTGCGCTGGGCTCGGTGCAGTTTGTCCCGGACGGTCTGGGCGAGGGCGGTCTGAAGGTCGATAACAGCCTCACCCAAGGTTGGCAGAACGCCAAAGGTCCGCAGCAAACCCAGGCCGACGGCAAGACTACGGTGAAGATCGAGCAGACCGCCGACAAGGCCATCCTCAACTGGGAGACCTTCAACGTCGGGCGCAACACCACTGTCGAGTTTGCCCAGCAGGCGAACTGGGCAGTGCTCAACCGGGTCAACGATCCGAATGCGCGGGCGAGCCAGATCCAGGGGCAGATCAAGGGTGACGGCACGGTGATGCTGATCAACCGAAACGGCATCGTGTTCAGCGGCAGCAGTCAGGTCAATGTGCGCAACCTGGTGGCGGCAGCGGCGAATATCACCGATATCCAGTTCCGCGACCGTGGCCTGTATTTCGACAGCAACGGTACTCAGCCGACGTTCACCGATGCCGCTGGCAAGGTGTTGGTGGAACGTGGTGCTTCTATCGAAACGCACAAGCCGGCGTCGTCTACAGCTGCCGGTGGTTATGCCTTGCTGCTCGGCAGCGAAGTACAGAACGACGGCAGCATCAGCACCGCCAAGGGCCAGACCGTACTCGGCGCTGGGGACCGCTTCTACATTCGCAAGGGCGCGGGCACCGAGGGCAATGCGCTGTCGACCACGTTCGGCAATGAAGTCACGCCGGGCTTCAAGGCCGGTAACGTTAGCGGCAAAGTCAGCAACAACGGCCTGATCCAGTCGTCTACCGGCGACATCACGTTGACCGGCCATGAAGTCGTGCAGAACGGCGTGTTGCTCGCCAGTACGTCGGTGGCGTCTCGCGGCACCATTCACTTGTCCAACCCCGCGAGCGACAGCGGCGGCAGTGTCACCCTGGCGCAAGGTAGCGCCACGGCGATCATGCTCGACAGCAGCGACCTGACGGCGCTCGACAGTCAGCATCAGGCCGCCCTCAGCGCGGTCAACGCGAACAACCGCATTCGTGGCGATCAGTCGCGCATCGAGATCCAGAGTGGCGGCAGTGTCGAGTTCCAGAACGGCTCGATCACCCTCGCCACCGGCGGGCAAGTGGCGGTGACGGCACAGCGCCGCAGCGTGGTGCGCGACGGGGCGATGATCGATGTTTCCGGTGCCCTCGGCGTCAAAGTGGCGATGGAAAACAACAACATCAAGATCAACGTGCAAGGCAACGAGCAGCGCGACGCTTCGGTCAACCGCGACAAAGGCGCACTCAACAGCAATGACATCTGGGTCGATGTGCGCGAGCTGGTCTATGTGCCGGCCGGCACCAACGGCTATGCCACGGATCGCTGGTATACGGCGGGCGGCTTGCTTGAGGTCGGCGGTTATCTCGGCACTCAGGCGCACAGCGTCGGTGAATGGATGGCGCAGGGCGGCACGGTGAGTTTTGCCGGCAACGACGTGGTCACCGAGAAAGGCTCGCTGATCAATCTGTCCGGCGGCACCCTCGATGTGCAGGGTGGCGAGATCCGCCAGAGCTGGCTGCGCGGAGCCGACGGCAAATTGTATGAAGTGTCGCGTGCGCCGGGCGATCTGCTTTACACCGGGCTGTACCAAGGTTTCGAGGACAGCAGCGAACGCTGGGGCCAGAGCAGCTATTTCTACAACCCGCTGATTGCCCCGCGTTCGCGTTTCGAGGCGGGCTATACCGTGGGCCGTGACGCTGGGCAACTGGTGATTGCCACGGCCAACGCCGCGCTCGGCGGGCAGTTGCTCGGCGAGGTGTATCAGGGCGAGCGGCAGAACCAGACGCCGAAACCGGTGCTTGATGGTTATGAGCAGAGTCAGACCGCGCTGGCGCGCCGCGCGCAATTGATCGTCGGCAGTTATGACCCGGCGTATGTGGCCGCAGCGGGCGGCGTTTTGTATGCGCTCAATCCGTTGCTGGATCAGGTGCAGATCGGTGGTGACCGTCCGCTCGCCGGCAGCGATCT includes:
- a CDS encoding substrate-binding domain-containing protein; its protein translation is MFKRTLIAASLTVAALASAQAMAVTGGGATLPAALYKGSADSILPANFTYAAVGSGAGKTAFLTNVATGFGATGTVHFAGSDSVLSASDISTYNSAFGASYGPLIQLPSVATSVAIPYKKSGQTALNLTSAQLCDAFSGTVTTWGGLLGTADTTPIRIVYRNVSSGTSEILTRHLNAVCPTKFTTNSTFVNARPAGSTLPSNWVGVAGTADVAPTVAAVDGSLGYVGPDGVDATSNALVSRINNVQPTSANVALALASVTPPATAALAADPTRWSPVVANPAIGYKLAAYTNLIVGQCYKDAAVANDVKAFLTTHYNTTNNDLAIKNHGFVTVPSAWKTKVYETFVSNATGYNLNINNTSVCNTIGRPQ
- a CDS encoding substrate-binding domain-containing protein, with translation MYKHIAKVALLSAAALMSGHALAVTGGGATLPAALYKGSANSILPVSFSYAGVGSGAGKVAFLSNNATPFGTTGTVHFTASDSILTASEISQYNSAFYASYGPLIQLPSISTAIVVSYKKSGISNLNLTSSQLCSALAGETTTWGHLMGTADTTPIRVVYRNNASGTSEILTRHLNSVCPTKFSTSSLFTTARLPSGWTLPSNWVGVSSDSDVLPTINQVDGSIGYSGPDGILVSDNTVVARLNGVLPTPPNVLLALSSVVPPSTAVQAENPANWSPVVANPALGYKIAAYSNLIIGQCYRDANVANEIRNFLTTHYSQPGNNAAVQAHKFVAIPLSWKNAVTANFITNTTGNNLDINNPAVCNGIGRPL
- the gspF gene encoding type II secretion system inner membrane protein GspF — protein: MNRYRFEAADATGKIESGHLEADSQAAAFTTLRGRGLTALSVHKESNVAQHGGGGLFSAKLSDNDLAWATRQLASLLGASLPLEAALSATVEQAEKKHIAHTLSAVRADVRSGMRLAESLAARPRDFPEIYRALIAAGEESGDLAQVMERLADYIEERNNLRGKILTAFIYPGVVGLVSIGIVIFLLSYVVPQVVSAFSQARQDLPGLTLAMLNASDFIRAWGWLCAAIIAGAFWSWRLYLRNPAARLSWHHRVLKLPLFGRFILGLNTARFASTLAILGGAGVPLLRALEAARQTLSNDRLSLSVTEATAKVREGVNLAAALRVENVFPPVLIHLIASGEKTGSLPPMLERAAQTLSRDIERRAMGMTALLEPLMIVVMGGVVLVIVMAVLLPIIEINQLVQ